A region of Paenibacillus sp. JNUCC-31 DNA encodes the following proteins:
- a CDS encoding aspartate/glutamate racemase family protein, producing the protein MLGLIRVITLHHEEDIHRHGALIEGRYGIRVRSRCIPQQPLGVYDRATELESIPKIVDLARELEQEGCTSIGISCAADPGIAEIRAAVRVPVYGAGSCAAHLALTSATRVGVLTILEEVPSLIREILGEAYIGMDRPEGVVTTLDLNTPTGRMAALEAAGRLKAEGAESIVLACTGFATMGFAFEVEKELHIRALDPIYSLGAAVSLR; encoded by the coding sequence ATGTTGGGTCTTATAAGAGTGATTACGCTTCATCATGAAGAAGATATCCACAGACACGGGGCATTAATTGAAGGGCGCTATGGCATTCGGGTCCGAAGTCGATGCATTCCCCAGCAACCGCTGGGTGTGTATGATCGAGCTACAGAGCTTGAATCGATTCCCAAAATTGTGGATCTGGCGCGGGAACTGGAACAGGAAGGGTGTACATCTATTGGTATTAGTTGTGCAGCTGATCCGGGTATTGCAGAAATACGCGCCGCTGTTCGGGTACCCGTATATGGTGCTGGATCATGTGCTGCACATCTTGCACTCACCTCAGCTACACGGGTAGGTGTATTGACGATTCTGGAGGAAGTGCCTAGCCTGATTCGTGAAATACTTGGAGAAGCTTATATCGGGATGGACCGACCCGAAGGCGTGGTTACAACCCTCGATCTGAACACGCCAACAGGGCGGATGGCGGCACTGGAAGCTGCTGGAAGACTGAAGGCTGAGGGTGCTGAGTCCATTGTTCTCGCGTGTACCGGCTTTGCAACGATGGGTTTCGCTTTTGAAGTGGAAAAAGAACTGCATATCCGCGCACTCGACCCGATCTATTCCTTAGGTGCAGCTGTGTCTCTGCGGTAA
- a CDS encoding AroM family protein — MIKQLGMITIGQAPRTDVAPVIEKHLEGRAELVQVGLLDGLSATQIAALAPEPGDYVLTSRLQDGSAAIVSREKIRPILDRKIREFEGLGVSNILLLCTGSFPGLRSAKAHLIEPDRIIPPAVQAMADGRRLGLIGPLPQQAGQLDLKFSSLVQPAFAAASPYTSGEAEFRQAAESLKGRVELILLDCMGYDERHRQWVANASAGIPVILSNALMGKLVAEMV; from the coding sequence ATGATAAAGCAGCTTGGCATGATAACAATTGGACAAGCTCCGCGAACGGATGTGGCACCTGTCATTGAGAAGCATTTGGAGGGGCGGGCAGAACTTGTTCAGGTCGGGCTGCTGGATGGACTTTCAGCAACTCAGATCGCTGCGCTGGCCCCGGAACCTGGTGATTATGTGCTAACTTCCCGTCTGCAGGACGGCAGTGCGGCTATCGTATCCCGAGAAAAAATCAGGCCGATTCTGGATCGTAAAATCCGCGAATTCGAAGGCTTGGGTGTCTCCAATATTTTGTTGCTGTGTACAGGTTCATTTCCGGGTCTGCGATCAGCCAAGGCGCATCTCATTGAACCTGACCGTATTATTCCTCCAGCGGTACAGGCCATGGCCGATGGGCGCCGTCTCGGGCTGATCGGGCCTTTGCCTCAGCAGGCGGGGCAGCTTGATCTGAAGTTTTCCTCCCTGGTCCAGCCTGCGTTTGCCGCAGCTTCTCCCTATACATCCGGCGAAGCCGAATTCCGTCAGGCGGCCGAATCACTGAAGGGGCGTGTTGAGCTCATTTTACTGGATTGCATGGGGTATGATGAGCGCCACCGTCAATGGGTTGCCAATGCAAGCGCAGGAATCCCGGTCATTTTGTCGAATGCTCTAATGGGCAAGTTAGTAGCGGAAATGGTCTGA
- a CDS encoding ABC transporter ATP-binding protein → MTALLEVSDLRTEFITDAGVIRAVDGISLSIRQGEVLGIVGESGCGKSITSLSIMQLLPKKIGRVASGEVRFQGKDMLKLSRREIRRIRGNRMAMIFQEPMTSLNPVFKIGKQISEAARYHLKLGKKEAWARSVDMLRKVGIPRPERIAEQYPHQLSGGMRQRVMIAMAMVCSPQLLIADEPTTALDVTIQAQILDLMRDLQRTENMAIMMITHDLGVVAEMCDRVMVMYAGQVVEETDVKTLFADPKHPYTRGLLASLPQLAGDQDRLQSIPGQVPNPAHMPSGCRFAPRCPVKEARCETIQPELLETAPSHSCRCLLQQEGII, encoded by the coding sequence ATGACTGCACTGCTCGAAGTTTCGGATTTGCGGACAGAGTTTATAACGGATGCAGGCGTAATTCGTGCCGTGGACGGAATCAGCCTTTCCATACGGCAGGGAGAGGTGCTGGGTATTGTAGGGGAGTCGGGATGCGGGAAAAGTATTACCTCGTTATCGATTATGCAGCTTCTTCCCAAAAAGATCGGCCGCGTGGCTTCAGGAGAAGTCCGTTTCCAGGGGAAAGATATGCTCAAGCTGTCCAGGAGGGAGATACGCCGAATTCGGGGTAACCGAATGGCCATGATCTTTCAGGAACCGATGACTTCGCTCAATCCGGTATTCAAGATCGGCAAACAAATCTCGGAGGCGGCAAGGTATCATCTGAAGCTGGGCAAAAAAGAGGCTTGGGCACGGTCAGTTGATATGCTTCGCAAAGTCGGCATTCCCCGTCCCGAACGAATTGCGGAACAATACCCGCACCAGCTCTCCGGCGGCATGCGCCAGCGGGTGATGATCGCCATGGCGATGGTATGCAGCCCGCAGCTGCTCATCGCCGATGAACCGACAACCGCCCTGGATGTAACCATCCAGGCGCAGATTCTGGATCTGATGCGTGACCTCCAGCGGACGGAGAATATGGCAATCATGATGATCACCCATGATCTCGGCGTTGTAGCTGAGATGTGTGATCGCGTCATGGTGATGTATGCAGGACAAGTAGTGGAAGAGACGGATGTCAAAACCCTTTTTGCCGATCCGAAGCATCCGTATACCCGTGGACTGCTCGCTTCACTGCCACAGCTTGCGGGAGATCAGGATCGTCTTCAGTCCATTCCGGGCCAAGTTCCGAATCCCGCCCATATGCCGTCTGGCTGCCGCTTTGCTCCTCGTTGTCCGGTTAAGGAAGCGCGGTGCGAGACGATACAACCCGAATTACTGGAGACAGCGCCAAGTCACAGCTGCCGCTGTCTGCTGCAGCAGGAGGGGATTATATGA
- a CDS encoding DUF1177 domain-containing protein codes for MPLQKTLLALDALDSAYVNGESVKQLFVPYPQVSVGVLTVHGEKGSTDFVKIIIPGTEGKRSGGQAPTMGIVGRLGGIGARPTRIGLVSDADGAVAAVAAGLKLADMQTKGDSLKGDIIVTTHICPDAPTLPHEPVDFMDSPVDILQMNEHEVLPEMEAILSIDTTKGNRVINHKGIAISPTVKEGYILRVSDDLLRIMEMTTGQLPVTFPITTQDITPYGNDLYHINSILQPAVATHAPVVGVAVTAQSAVPGCGTGASHEIDIASAVRLVVETAKEFTNGTCSFYSVEEYNLITRLYGSMKVLQTPGMQAAPSA; via the coding sequence ATGCCACTTCAAAAAACGTTATTGGCACTGGACGCGCTGGACAGCGCTTATGTGAATGGTGAGAGTGTAAAGCAATTATTTGTTCCATATCCACAGGTTTCCGTTGGAGTACTGACCGTACATGGGGAAAAGGGGAGTACGGATTTTGTTAAAATCATCATCCCCGGTACGGAGGGTAAGCGGTCTGGAGGACAAGCCCCGACCATGGGTATTGTAGGACGATTAGGTGGGATTGGTGCCCGTCCAACGCGCATTGGACTTGTCTCGGATGCCGACGGCGCCGTCGCTGCTGTTGCAGCAGGCCTGAAGCTCGCCGATATGCAGACCAAGGGCGACTCGTTAAAAGGGGATATCATTGTGACGACGCATATCTGCCCCGATGCACCTACTCTGCCGCATGAGCCGGTTGATTTTATGGACTCTCCGGTCGACATTTTGCAAATGAACGAACATGAGGTTCTGCCCGAGATGGAAGCTATTTTGTCTATCGACACAACCAAAGGAAACCGAGTGATTAATCATAAAGGGATCGCTATTTCGCCAACGGTGAAAGAGGGATACATTTTACGGGTGAGCGATGATTTGCTCCGCATCATGGAGATGACCACAGGGCAGCTGCCTGTGACATTCCCGATTACAACACAGGATATTACGCCTTACGGCAATGACTTATACCATATCAATTCCATTTTGCAGCCAGCGGTGGCTACACATGCACCTGTTGTAGGCGTAGCTGTAACAGCCCAATCCGCAGTGCCGGGATGCGGCACAGGAGCAAGCCATGAGATTGATATTGCAAGCGCAGTTCGTTTGGTTGTGGAGACCGCCAAGGAATTCACCAATGGCACTTGTTCTTTCTACAGCGTGGAGGAATATAACCTGATTACTCGTCTGTATGGATCAATGAAAGTACTTCAGACCCCGGGGATGCAAGCAGCTCCCTCTGCATAG
- a CDS encoding ABC transporter substrate-binding protein has protein sequence MKKFKWFSAMIALTVVLGGCASNANQQPAASGSGEAAKPAPTLTVAYSEGGTTMDPAEANDLTSDTLVLATYDQLVTYGVKTVDGADVANTEDIQPMLAESWEVSDDNKTYTFKIKSGLKFQSGNPVNADAVVYSFDRVAKSSSGSFLYGMADIKSVTAKDDSTVEIVLNKANHMFTQIIAMYTFSIVDQKLVEEKGDDYLKTNAAGSGPFTLEKWDPASEAVFQANNDYWQGAPKLSKVTLKFTKEASNRVLLLNKSDVDMAIEIPPKDVAALQENSNLTIKSNASNRILFFAMNNNVKPFDNEKVRQAINYAIPYDQLINDVMYGQAKEMKSAVASNTPGFTDAGYVYEYNLDKAKELLKEAGYAEGFSFDFTLGSGFDDWEYDAVLIQAELAKIGVKMNINKVARAQFLEQQKEGNLVSYISKWTSFVNDPGYHLGFLLYGKGSSNYIHYNNAEVNKLWEEAGAEPDQAKRNELYMKAQEIITTEAPWAYLYEYNRVVGMNNKVSGYVYYPDEVLRFYPLSKEQ, from the coding sequence ATGAAAAAGTTCAAATGGTTTTCTGCAATGATCGCTCTTACGGTTGTTCTAGGCGGCTGTGCCAGCAATGCCAACCAGCAGCCTGCGGCATCCGGTTCAGGGGAAGCAGCGAAACCTGCACCGACACTGACAGTTGCGTATTCAGAGGGTGGGACGACGATGGACCCGGCTGAGGCGAATGACCTGACTTCCGACACATTGGTACTGGCAACCTACGACCAGCTGGTAACCTATGGTGTCAAAACGGTGGATGGTGCAGACGTAGCCAACACAGAAGATATTCAACCGATGCTCGCTGAGAGCTGGGAAGTATCAGATGATAACAAGACATATACGTTCAAAATCAAAAGTGGCCTGAAATTTCAAAGCGGAAATCCGGTTAATGCGGATGCAGTTGTGTACTCTTTTGACCGTGTGGCCAAATCAAGCTCCGGCAGCTTTCTATACGGAATGGCCGACATCAAGAGCGTGACTGCCAAGGACGACTCCACTGTCGAGATCGTGCTGAATAAAGCCAACCACATGTTTACCCAGATCATTGCCATGTATACCTTCTCCATTGTGGACCAGAAGCTGGTCGAGGAAAAAGGTGACGATTATCTGAAAACAAATGCCGCTGGCTCTGGCCCGTTCACACTCGAAAAATGGGACCCGGCCAGTGAAGCCGTCTTCCAGGCTAACAATGATTACTGGCAGGGTGCACCGAAGCTCAGCAAAGTAACACTGAAATTCACGAAGGAAGCCTCCAACCGTGTTCTGCTGTTGAACAAGAGTGACGTGGACATGGCAATTGAGATTCCTCCAAAAGATGTTGCGGCTTTGCAAGAGAACAGTAATTTGACGATTAAGTCGAATGCGAGTAACCGCATTTTGTTCTTCGCGATGAACAACAATGTCAAGCCGTTTGATAATGAAAAAGTACGTCAGGCCATCAACTATGCGATCCCTTATGACCAGTTAATCAACGATGTCATGTATGGTCAGGCCAAAGAGATGAAGAGTGCTGTGGCGAGTAACACACCAGGCTTTACGGATGCAGGCTATGTGTACGAGTACAATCTGGACAAGGCCAAGGAATTGTTGAAAGAAGCAGGATATGCAGAGGGATTCAGCTTTGACTTTACTCTCGGTTCCGGATTTGACGATTGGGAATATGATGCGGTGCTGATTCAAGCGGAACTGGCCAAGATCGGTGTCAAAATGAACATTAACAAGGTCGCTCGTGCACAGTTCCTGGAACAACAAAAAGAAGGCAATCTGGTCTCCTACATTTCCAAATGGACCTCTTTTGTTAATGATCCTGGATACCACCTGGGCTTCCTGCTCTACGGCAAAGGTTCTTCCAACTACATTCACTACAACAATGCAGAAGTCAACAAGCTGTGGGAAGAAGCAGGAGCAGAGCCGGATCAGGCGAAACGAAACGAGCTGTACATGAAGGCACAGGAGATTATTACAACAGAAGCACCGTGGGCATATCTCTACGAATACAATCGGGTTGTCGGCATGAACAACAAAGTCAGCGGATATGTGTACTACCCGGATGAGGTTCTGCGTTTCTACCCACTTAGCAAGGAGCAGTAA
- a CDS encoding aminopeptidase, giving the protein MNQQRIDVSKNVLVECLGLRSGETLAVVADDAKRELAESIYEAGKALGADAVLMVMKERSKSGEEPPAPIAEAMKRADVAVCVTRYSLTHTQARKQAAAAGTRVATMPGMTDDMFMNGAITAEYPKVKALTDKVTGMLSAGSSVRIEKDGYQLSFSIQGRNGVPSTGMYLNPGESGNLPSGEAYIAPVEGMGEGEILVDGSIAGIGAISKPVLLTVKEGRLVSATGTEGDKLLSMLGEGEGRILGEFGIGTNDKARITGVVLEDEKVYGTIHVAFGSNNTFGGTVAAGVHIDAVVQKPDVYIDDVLIMRQGELLDQK; this is encoded by the coding sequence ATGAACCAGCAGCGAATTGATGTCAGTAAAAATGTTTTGGTGGAATGCCTTGGACTTCGCAGTGGTGAGACACTGGCTGTTGTAGCGGATGATGCCAAGAGAGAACTGGCGGAATCCATATATGAGGCAGGCAAGGCACTTGGAGCAGATGCGGTGCTTATGGTAATGAAGGAACGGAGCAAATCCGGTGAAGAGCCGCCTGCGCCGATTGCCGAAGCGATGAAACGTGCGGATGTCGCGGTGTGCGTAACCCGTTATTCACTAACCCATACACAGGCTCGCAAACAGGCGGCAGCTGCCGGAACCCGGGTAGCCACGATGCCGGGCATGACGGACGATATGTTCATGAACGGTGCAATCACCGCAGAGTATCCCAAAGTGAAGGCTTTGACCGATAAGGTTACAGGCATGCTAAGTGCAGGGAGCAGCGTTCGCATCGAGAAGGATGGATACCAGCTGTCATTCTCCATTCAGGGACGCAATGGCGTGCCGAGTACAGGCATGTATCTCAATCCGGGTGAGTCCGGCAATTTGCCTTCAGGTGAAGCTTACATCGCACCCGTTGAAGGCATGGGCGAGGGTGAAATTCTGGTGGATGGCTCCATCGCAGGAATAGGCGCGATCAGCAAACCTGTTCTGTTGACGGTTAAAGAGGGCCGTCTTGTTTCGGCAACCGGCACCGAAGGAGACAAGCTGCTATCCATGCTGGGCGAAGGTGAGGGTCGGATTCTTGGCGAATTCGGCATTGGTACCAATGACAAGGCCCGAATTACTGGGGTTGTCCTGGAGGACGAGAAAGTCTACGGGACGATCCATGTTGCTTTTGGCAGTAACAATACCTTCGGTGGTACAGTTGCAGCAGGGGTTCATATTGATGCTGTTGTGCAGAAGCCGGATGTCTACATCGATGATGTCCTTATTATGCGTCAGGGAGAACTGCTTGATCAGAAATAG
- a CDS encoding ABC transporter permease: protein MGTKPTQAVVPKPKTFLRLLLRNRLAAIGLVFIVMWTVIAAIAPWIAPYDPYMTDTAVKLESPSGGHWFGTDNYGRDILSRVLYGARISIWTGLIAVSISFVIGVPLGGIAAYYGGRTGNIIMRVMDVLLAFPSLVLSMAIAASIGNGLTSAMIAVGIVGIPEFARLMYGQTVSLREKEYVEASRAIGVRDRVILFRHILPNALAPLLVQATLGMGFAILTASSLSFLGLGVKPPTAEWGAMISEGREYIISGQWWLVTFPGLAIATSILGFNLLGDGFRDVLDPRLRSGK from the coding sequence ATGGGAACAAAGCCTACACAAGCGGTTGTTCCCAAACCCAAAACCTTTCTGAGACTATTGCTCCGCAATCGGCTCGCTGCCATTGGTCTGGTCTTTATCGTCATGTGGACGGTCATTGCAGCCATTGCTCCCTGGATCGCACCATATGATCCGTATATGACCGATACGGCCGTGAAGCTGGAATCCCCGTCAGGCGGTCACTGGTTTGGTACCGATAACTATGGTCGGGACATTCTGAGTCGCGTACTGTACGGAGCCAGAATCAGTATCTGGACGGGCTTGATTGCCGTCAGCATCTCGTTTGTCATTGGGGTTCCGCTTGGCGGAATTGCTGCTTATTACGGTGGACGTACCGGCAATATCATCATGCGGGTGATGGATGTATTGCTTGCTTTTCCCTCGCTGGTGCTGTCCATGGCTATTGCTGCTTCCATCGGCAACGGACTGACGAGTGCAATGATTGCTGTTGGAATAGTCGGCATTCCCGAATTTGCCAGATTGATGTATGGACAGACGGTATCTCTGCGCGAGAAGGAGTACGTAGAAGCCAGCAGAGCCATTGGTGTACGGGACAGAGTGATTCTGTTTCGCCACATTTTGCCGAATGCTTTGGCACCGCTGCTGGTGCAGGCAACGCTCGGTATGGGTTTTGCGATCTTGACGGCATCCAGTTTGAGCTTCCTCGGTCTTGGCGTCAAACCGCCTACAGCCGAATGGGGGGCCATGATCTCTGAAGGACGAGAGTATATCATTTCCGGACAATGGTGGCTCGTGACGTTCCCTGGACTGGCTATAGCCACATCCATTCTTGGTTTTAATCTGCTCGGAGATGGTTTCCGTGATGTACTGGATCCGCGGTTGCGTTCGGGAAAATAG
- a CDS encoding M20 family metallopeptidase, with the protein MDWKRKVLEAIEEGQDELLELCSQLIRFPTENPPGDSREISAFIIEYLHQAGIDTKVHAATETMFNLISTLNGEGAEKSDKHLIFCGHTDVVPAGDLSRWDFDPFCGEIKDGYMLGRGASDMKGGLAGLIYATVILAKLGVPLRGDLSLMIVPDEETGGDLGVPWVLERGLATGTAAVIAEPSSPQHPTIGQKGSCWFEFTVEGTPGHGSLQPIVGDNAIVKAAKGIEALQRLWDIKPDIPEDVKDIIRISQEYARDREKAGLAYQVFDHVTVNIGSIQGGTKVNVVADRCTVQVDSRVPFGVDYRDVLDRARSLLLEAGIESELKPFGFQGNANWTPAHEPIVSQLVESISEVSGEEAYGVLQWASSDARHFRNHQIPVLQYGPAELSTIHNFNEKAPVWQIIQCAKVYALSALKYLGVEGMEDETSLKNLKGLNGAASEEATIAKR; encoded by the coding sequence ATGGATTGGAAAAGGAAAGTACTTGAAGCAATCGAGGAAGGCCAGGATGAATTATTGGAGTTATGTTCACAGTTGATCCGCTTTCCTACGGAGAACCCTCCAGGGGATTCACGCGAGATTAGCGCTTTTATTATTGAATATCTCCATCAGGCCGGAATCGATACCAAAGTACATGCGGCAACGGAAACGATGTTTAACCTGATCTCGACGTTAAATGGAGAAGGGGCGGAGAAGTCGGACAAACATCTGATTTTCTGTGGGCATACGGACGTTGTGCCAGCCGGGGATCTTTCACGATGGGATTTTGATCCGTTCTGCGGCGAAATTAAGGACGGCTACATGCTTGGACGGGGTGCATCTGACATGAAGGGCGGGCTTGCGGGTCTGATCTATGCGACGGTTATTCTGGCGAAGCTGGGTGTACCTTTGCGGGGTGACCTGTCACTGATGATTGTCCCTGATGAGGAAACGGGAGGCGATTTGGGTGTGCCCTGGGTACTGGAGCGCGGCCTGGCAACGGGTACTGCAGCAGTCATTGCCGAGCCGTCCAGCCCGCAGCATCCGACGATTGGACAAAAGGGGAGCTGCTGGTTTGAGTTTACAGTGGAAGGCACACCGGGTCATGGCAGTCTGCAGCCCATTGTAGGCGATAATGCGATTGTAAAGGCGGCCAAGGGTATTGAAGCTTTACAGCGGCTGTGGGACATCAAGCCGGACATCCCGGAAGACGTGAAAGACATTATCCGCATCTCGCAGGAGTATGCTCGCGACCGGGAGAAGGCAGGTCTGGCCTATCAGGTGTTCGATCATGTAACCGTGAATATCGGTTCGATTCAGGGTGGAACCAAGGTGAACGTGGTAGCGGATCGCTGTACGGTTCAGGTGGATTCACGTGTTCCATTTGGTGTGGATTACCGGGATGTGCTCGACCGTGCTCGTTCGCTTCTGCTTGAAGCAGGAATTGAGTCGGAGTTGAAGCCTTTTGGTTTCCAGGGCAACGCAAACTGGACGCCAGCACATGAACCGATCGTTAGTCAACTGGTGGAGAGCATCAGCGAAGTGAGCGGCGAAGAGGCGTACGGTGTGCTGCAATGGGCATCCAGCGATGCACGCCACTTCCGTAATCATCAGATTCCGGTATTGCAATATGGTCCGGCAGAGCTATCCACGATTCACAATTTTAACGAAAAAGCACCCGTATGGCAGATTATCCAATGCGCCAAAGTGTATGCGCTGAGCGCCCTTAAATATTTGGGTGTGGAAGGCATGGAAGATGAGACGTCATTGAAGAATTTGAAGGGTTTGAACGGTGCAGCTTCCGAAGAAGCCACGATTGCCAAGCGCTAA
- a CDS encoding ABC transporter permease produces the protein MFAYTLRRLLQMIPALIGIVVITFILSRVLPGDPAIVMAGEQATDDVIAKIRMDMGLDKPLVVQFFSYVGQLLQGNLGFAYHTGHTVLSDFGTRFPATIELTLASVIIAICVAIPVGIIAATRKESFVDHISRVFSLIGACVPIFWLGLLFIYIFYSILGWAPAPMGRISGDLNPPTHITGLYVVDSLMTGDMVALKSSLAHLLLPAICLSTGTMAIVARMTRSSMLEVIGQDYVRTARAKGLSETAVVGKHSLINALIPTLTVLGLQFGGLLGGAVITETIFSWPGVGGYVTDSILAADYAPIQAFTLVSAILFSFINLAVDLVYGLIDPRIRYE, from the coding sequence TTGTTTGCTTACACGCTCCGAAGGCTGCTGCAGATGATTCCGGCGCTGATCGGCATCGTGGTGATTACCTTCATCCTGTCCCGTGTTCTTCCGGGAGATCCCGCCATTGTCATGGCTGGTGAACAGGCCACGGATGATGTCATTGCCAAAATCCGAATGGACATGGGATTGGACAAGCCGCTAGTTGTACAGTTTTTTAGCTACGTTGGACAATTGCTTCAAGGGAATCTGGGGTTCGCCTACCATACCGGTCATACAGTGCTGAGTGATTTCGGTACCCGCTTTCCAGCAACCATTGAGCTGACGCTGGCCAGCGTGATTATAGCCATCTGTGTTGCAATTCCGGTAGGTATCATCGCCGCAACCCGAAAAGAGTCCTTTGTGGACCATATCTCCAGGGTGTTCTCACTGATTGGAGCATGTGTACCGATCTTCTGGCTGGGGTTGTTGTTTATTTACATCTTCTATTCCATCCTCGGCTGGGCTCCAGCTCCCATGGGACGCATCAGCGGAGACCTCAACCCACCGACTCATATCACCGGATTGTACGTGGTAGACAGTCTTATGACCGGAGATATGGTTGCACTCAAAAGCAGTCTTGCACACTTGCTGCTCCCGGCGATCTGCCTGAGCACAGGAACCATGGCGATTGTCGCGCGTATGACCAGGTCCAGCATGCTGGAAGTCATCGGACAGGATTATGTGCGTACTGCACGAGCCAAGGGCTTGAGCGAAACCGCGGTCGTCGGCAAACACTCCCTGATCAATGCTCTGATTCCCACGTTGACCGTGCTCGGCCTTCAGTTCGGAGGATTACTCGGTGGTGCGGTAATCACGGAAACGATCTTTTCCTGGCCTGGCGTCGGCGGTTATGTCACAGATTCGATTCTGGCTGCCGATTATGCACCAATTCAGGCGTTCACACTCGTAAGTGCCATTCTGTTCAGCTTTATTAATCTGGCGGTGGATCTGGTCTATGGATTGATTGATCCACGAATCCGTTATGAATAG
- a CDS encoding PucR family transcriptional regulator, with the protein MKTTGITLKELLNIPILSKAKVISGHQGLDRVVRFVDIMEVPDLQGWLREGMLMLTTAYSIRDNPGLLGELIYTLNEAGAAALAIKPARFLKEIPEEAIAASNDCGLPIIEIPPEIPYMDITQPVMELVLDRQAALLRRSEEVYRTLMTMVLENSGIQAVGDNVAELLQAPVGVIDNGGQIIVSSPPDYDWKEAVSPLVWEINLDRRKVARLLVDKDSLDEMEQVGIEQARLVLSLELMRNKVAEDTELRLRGNFIDELLTPPLLLRHEAESRGRKLGMNPEHLWEVAVMEGEAAPDEDLLTELLAHEARKRRVTPHIEFRTNRAVLFLPTPESKDAVWMDHIQSWTETIAVWIEDPANKFGQCRVGVGTQVSLWNMHQSYGEARNALMVSSRLSGGRTTRFEDVEVYHLLGETADDPGFAALFERKLGKLRDYDEEHSGDLLRTFFYYLESRGSLIETANRLYIHRNSVKYRLERIRDITGFDLNHPREQFVCHLCLVYYYMRQDKQKV; encoded by the coding sequence TTGAAAACGACAGGCATTACACTGAAAGAACTGTTGAATATTCCTATACTCAGTAAGGCCAAGGTGATCAGCGGGCATCAGGGATTGGATCGGGTTGTTCGGTTTGTGGATATTATGGAGGTGCCTGATCTGCAAGGATGGTTGCGGGAAGGCATGCTCATGCTGACTACGGCCTATTCGATTCGCGATAATCCCGGTCTGCTTGGGGAACTGATCTATACGCTTAATGAGGCGGGGGCGGCTGCTTTGGCTATAAAACCTGCCCGTTTTCTCAAAGAAATTCCGGAAGAAGCCATAGCAGCCAGTAATGACTGCGGCCTGCCTATTATTGAGATTCCTCCCGAAATACCTTACATGGATATTACGCAACCTGTTATGGAATTGGTGCTGGACCGACAGGCAGCCTTGCTCCGCAGATCCGAGGAAGTATATCGAACACTGATGACTATGGTGCTTGAAAACAGTGGGATTCAGGCTGTGGGAGACAACGTGGCCGAACTGCTCCAGGCGCCTGTAGGTGTCATCGACAATGGTGGACAGATTATTGTTTCTTCACCCCCTGATTATGATTGGAAGGAAGCTGTAAGCCCGCTCGTATGGGAGATCAATCTGGATCGCCGGAAGGTTGCGCGGCTGCTGGTGGATAAGGACTCCCTTGATGAAATGGAACAAGTCGGAATTGAACAGGCCAGATTGGTTCTATCCCTGGAATTGATGAGAAACAAGGTGGCGGAAGATACCGAATTGCGTTTACGGGGCAATTTCATTGATGAACTTTTGACACCTCCCCTGCTCTTACGGCATGAAGCCGAATCCAGAGGGCGCAAGCTCGGAATGAATCCGGAGCATCTATGGGAAGTGGCCGTAATGGAAGGTGAGGCTGCCCCTGATGAAGACTTGTTGACTGAATTGCTTGCACATGAAGCCAGAAAACGGAGAGTTACACCTCATATTGAGTTCAGGACTAACCGGGCTGTGCTCTTTTTGCCAACACCGGAGTCCAAGGATGCGGTGTGGATGGATCACATTCAATCCTGGACTGAAACCATCGCGGTATGGATCGAAGATCCGGCAAACAAGTTTGGACAATGTAGAGTTGGTGTGGGCACACAGGTTTCGCTTTGGAATATGCATCAGAGCTATGGAGAGGCCAGAAATGCTCTGATGGTATCCTCCCGTTTGTCGGGAGGGCGTACCACCCGGTTTGAGGATGTGGAGGTATATCATCTGCTGGGCGAAACGGCAGATGATCCGGGTTTTGCAGCATTGTTTGAGCGAAAGCTAGGGAAATTACGTGACTATGATGAAGAACATAGCGGCGATTTGCTGCGGACCTTTTTTTATTATCTGGAAAGCCGGGGGAGTCTGATTGAGACAGCAAATCGGCTCTACATCCACCGGAATTCAGTCAAATATCGCCTGGAGCGGATTAGGGACATTACGGGCTTCGATCTGAACCACCCGCGTGAACAATTTGTCTGTCATCTATGTCTGGTGTACTACTACATGAGGCAGGACAAACAAAAGGTTTAG